In Candidatus Methanomethylophilus alvi Mx1201, a genomic segment contains:
- the argJ gene encoding bifunctional ornithine acetyltransferase/N-acetylglutamate synthase, producing the protein MVEIIDGGITTPQGFKAAGVHSGVKYRSLDLGLLYSEVPATAFKAFTSNKVKAAPVQMMIKDDSPKLSAIVVNSGNANALTGRRGYEDAETMQRAVAAELNIDPKEVGVMSTGLIGRFMDMHKIQYGISKAAKQLDVGREADGLLCEAIMTTDTIKKECAVRVRLGDGTLVYISAISKGSGMISPHLKVLHGTTLTMITTDAVLTPKFNEVYQSILDDSMNMVSVDGDQSTNDTCIMLANGMAGGQAADEDPAFIDALRMVMTKIARTIAMDGEGASKLITVEVTGAETKDDARKVVKTIINSPLVKSAIFGSDPNYGRVMMALGNSGANFSLNDVHLTIKGGDMEVPILDSGAPVFQEERSVEVVRMAMDNKEVILQLDLGVGNESATGWGCDLTYDYVRINAEYAT; encoded by the coding sequence ATGGTAGAGATAATAGACGGTGGAATCACCACCCCTCAGGGATTCAAGGCGGCCGGGGTGCACAGCGGAGTTAAATACCGCTCCCTCGACCTGGGACTTCTGTACTCGGAGGTCCCGGCGACCGCCTTCAAGGCGTTCACCTCCAACAAGGTCAAGGCGGCGCCTGTGCAGATGATGATCAAAGACGACTCCCCCAAACTGTCCGCCATCGTGGTGAACAGTGGGAATGCGAACGCCCTCACCGGGCGCCGCGGGTACGAGGATGCGGAGACCATGCAGAGGGCCGTGGCCGCGGAGCTCAACATCGACCCCAAGGAGGTCGGAGTCATGTCCACGGGTCTCATCGGACGTTTCATGGACATGCACAAGATCCAGTACGGGATCTCCAAGGCCGCGAAGCAGCTCGACGTGGGAAGGGAGGCCGACGGACTCCTGTGCGAGGCCATCATGACCACCGACACCATCAAGAAGGAGTGTGCGGTCCGCGTCCGCCTCGGCGACGGGACCCTCGTTTACATCTCGGCCATCTCCAAGGGCAGCGGTATGATCTCCCCCCATCTGAAGGTGCTCCACGGGACCACCCTCACCATGATCACCACCGATGCGGTGCTCACCCCCAAGTTCAACGAGGTCTACCAGTCGATACTCGACGACTCCATGAACATGGTGTCCGTCGACGGCGACCAGTCCACCAACGACACCTGCATCATGCTGGCCAACGGGATGGCCGGAGGTCAGGCGGCCGACGAGGACCCGGCCTTCATCGACGCCCTGCGCATGGTCATGACCAAGATCGCCCGCACCATCGCCATGGACGGCGAAGGTGCCAGCAAACTCATAACCGTCGAGGTCACCGGTGCGGAGACCAAGGATGACGCGAGAAAGGTCGTGAAGACCATAATCAACTCCCCTCTGGTAAAGTCCGCCATCTTCGGGTCCGACCCCAACTACGGCCGTGTGATGATGGCCCTCGGGAACAGCGGGGCCAACTTCAGCCTCAACGACGTCCATCTGACCATAAAGGGAGGGGACATGGAGGTTCCGATCCTCGACTCCGGGGCACCCGTGTTCCAGGAGGAGAGGTCCGTGGAGGTCGTCCGCATGGCCATGGACAACAAGGAGGTCATCCTCCAGCTGGACCTGGGCGTCGGGAACGAGAGCGCCACCGGCTGGGGATGCGACCTGACCTACGACTATGTCCGCATCAATGCGGAATACGCAACCTGA